Part of the Citrus sinensis cultivar Valencia sweet orange chromosome 2, DVS_A1.0, whole genome shotgun sequence genome, TAAGTTCCTAAATGACCAAAAGCACTATAAAACTCCTCAATTctggcaaattcaaataatagtACAGAACATTGCAGTGGATGCACAGGTCCAAAAGTCATTACTTCAGTCAAGACTTGTAATAATCGTCAAGAATGTAATGCAAGGAAAATATACTTACCGGCAACAATAAAACAGCTGTTGCGGCAGGAGGAAAAACAAGCCGTAGGCCATCCATAGGATGCTTATGATGGCAACCGTGAAGAAGATAGTGAATGGTATTTCCCCTAAAGCAAGTTCTTAACAACTTCAGAACAGTTTTAAGTAACTGAAGAGGGTAGATACACATATTGCAATTAGGAGAATAAAAAAGCATGTGCGCATCTGCATGCATGTTTCTGCGTGAAtgtttggggggggggggggggggggggtgggggggggggagggaggggagagagagagagagagagagaacaaaCCAGTAACTTCTCGTTTTGATGTGGAAGAGGAAACGGTGCAAAGTATACTCAAGCAGTGTCCAAACAAAGATGCCAAAAAGCACCATCAGAGCTACATGCGGAAGTGTCTGGCCCATTCTAATAGACATCGAGATGCACCAACAAACAACTGGCAGCCAAATGACCGGAATTGCCCACCAGACTGTGAGAGTCAAGAACTGCgtacaaaaaaaatgagtaaGTACTGCAGAAGCATATGATCTAAAAAGGCAGAACTGTAACAACTAGAAACGAAATTCATGCAAAGGGCAGTGTTCTAGGATGTGCCTCCAAGTGCGTGAATCAATACATGGAATGCTATTTACAAGGAAAAAGGCCTTACCTCCCAAAAATCACTTTCGAAAAATCTAGGGCCTTCCTTGCTTACAATTGGCTGGTGAACCCATTCCTGATAAGCTTCTCCAAGATGACCGACCTGTGTCAAATTCTCCAAAGGTTAAAAGAAACAACACAAATCGAAATACCATTGAAATGAACTTGTAATTAATCTAATCAAGAGCTAcgaaatcaaacaaaaagaacaaGCAGTTTCAATGTGTAACACTGAACTGCAAGAGAGCTTCACATATTGGTCCTTTCATAATTGATTGTACATTAGATAAGTaagtatatataaaaagaaaaagaaaaagaaaaaaaagaagagaaaaaaccCACAAATGTTCGGAACATCACAATGCAACTCTACCTGGAAGACAAGGGGTTTGTTTAAATCGACAGTGAACTCCTGTGCAACAACCATCTTGTCTTCTTACTAACTGAAAGAAAACAAGGAGACGAAACTGATTATGTAAGAAACAagcaatcaattttaaaaccaaagaaaaaacaaacgtCAATGTCACACcaatattcacaataattGCCGCGGCTAGATTAaataacaaatcttaaatttcatttctcaGTATCACAACAATTGTTTCTCCTCACGAAAAGTAATAACAAACAACTGTAACTCGTAATCCAAACATTTTACTTTCCTCAAATATTATTTCGTCAAGAAAAACAGCAATGCACTCAATAAAATCACATGAATGAACTACAAAATTCTAATGAATTTTCAAAAGCAAGAGATTGTATAGATctgaagaaattattatttatgttttttggGGGAGGGGAGAATCAACGAAATAAAAAATCGAACGTCAAAATGTACTAACCAGGAGCAATGCGGGTCGGATCTGAATCTGAACCCGATATATCTCTCCTTCTAAAAGGAACACCACTTCTGCCGCCgcaacaatttttatttttgtgtttttttgcttaatatttatttttttcttttcggaaGGAGTGATGATGGAAGGCCGCGCCTGACTTGACTGTGGAGATTGTAAAGTGTATTTTAGTAAACACGAGTTGTAAAGATATGCGCCGTTGATTGTTAGTGGCACCAGAGAATCAGATTCGGCCAGCTGATTTTCCCGTTGGATTCTATCGGTTGCCAGTCTGGCACGTTTAAACTACAGCTTGGCTTTCATATTTTGGGGGAATCCTGGAGTGTATGACAGTTCACGCGTTAATGAGATTCTGAAGCTGATGTGGCGACAAGTTTTTGGCTCCAAGGTATCGATCCTTCTCCCCCTTTATTCTTCGAATTAAGATTCTCTTCTAATCTGATCTTCtccttaataaaaaatataaataggtgattgatagttaataaataaaaaaaataaaaaaattaaattttatatatacactATCACTTAaagacaaataatattaaatttttaagaactCATGAGAGCTCAGATTATGAgaagatttttatctttattcttCATCAGCTCTACCGACGAAGGAtaatacactttttttttaagaaaatgagaatgattttttcctttatttatttttattt contains:
- the LOC102617628 gene encoding dihydroceramide fatty acyl 2-hydroxylase FAH1-like codes for the protein MVVAQEFTVDLNKPLVFQVGHLGEAYQEWVHQPIVSKEGPRFFESDFWEFLTLTVWWAIPVIWLPVVCWCISMSIRMGQTLPHVALMVLFGIFVWTLLEYTLHRFLFHIKTRSYWGNTIHYLLHGCHHKHPMDGLRLVFPPAATAVLLLPFWKVLSLVSTPTTTPALFGGGLLGYVMYDVTHYYLHHGQPSSEVPKNLKKYHLNHHFRIQNKGFGITSSLWDRVFGTLPQTKAAEKSK